The proteins below are encoded in one region of Rhododendron vialii isolate Sample 1 chromosome 7a, ASM3025357v1:
- the LOC131333619 gene encoding uncharacterized protein LOC131333619 encodes MTSIPLEISVVSADVLKKPKFFNRPRAYIVVTLAGDSVSRQRTPVDDRNGGKPHWNFTMRFEVERLKLQRNSAVLVFQLRRRRTIGDKDIGSVYVPVKELFDGAGGTNCSRPVAFPVSSRSGKPKGVVYLSYMFGDFPVGTSVSRESRNFTTSALGQGDKGILGQKITRPVRQTTVVGGAERVGIAGRKIPRPVRETAVVGGGEKVGIAGQKIPRPVHEMAVVGGGERVLVLPSAPPHPVPSAPPCPAPSAPYLPIGGYFPVNGPCPSAPYIGQDFGSLI; translated from the coding sequence ATGACTTCTATACCTTTAGAAATATCGGTAGTCTCCGCCGATGTTCTCAAAAAACCCAAGTTCTTCAACAGACCCCGCGCTTACATCGTCGTTACGCTCGCCGGCGACTCCGTCTCGAGGCAGAGGACGCCGGTGGACGATCGCAATGGCGGGAAGCCGCATTGGAATTTCACGATGAGGTTCGAAGTGGAACGATTGAAGTTGCAACGAAACTCGGCCGTGCTTGTGTTTCAGCTCCGCCGCCGCAGGACTATCGGAGACAAGGATATCGGGTCGGTTTACGTCCCGGTTAAAGAGCTTTTCGATGGCGCAGGAGGCACGAACTGCAGCCGGCCGGTGGCTTTTCCGGTGAGTTCGAGGTCGGGGAAGCCGAAAGGGGTGGTTTATTTATCGTACATGTTCGGAGATTTTCCTGTCGGTACTAGTGTGTCACGAGAGTCACGTAATTTCACTACAAGTGCATTAGGACAGGGAGACAAAGGTATTTTGGGGCAGAAAATCACTAGGCCAGTTCGTCAAACAACGGTTGTCGGCGGTGCAGAGAGAGTAGGTATTGCGGGACGGAAGATCCCTAGGCCAGTTCGTGAAACGGCGGTTGTCGGCGGTGGAGAGAAAGTAGGTATTGCGGGGCAGAAGATCCCTAGGCCAGTTCATGAAATGGCGGTTGTCGGCGGTGGAGAGAGAGTACTAGTACTGCCTTCCGCGCCGCCACATCCGGTGCCTTCTGCGCCACCATGTCCGGCACCTTCGGCACCATATTTGCCGATCGGTGGGTATTTTCCGGTGAACGGTCCTTGTCCTTCGGCTCCCTATATCGGACAAGATTTTGGGTCGTTGATATAG
- the LOC131334137 gene encoding uncharacterized protein LOC131334137 → MLVSRCTSHNMDEFRQRVLEKVDDARSCYVDGSTDKYSKEKFAEMMFLDACLVLAFIEAPVYKDRSILNKLVPCLGMQALHASGTDIFNLLENQIPFLVLETVMSLKYQGNVWMDVLDMFCDELMSFGVEDYTDNAKASEIYKKKPLHLLEYFWLREHAFYQPYNTLKLRGTAGTSAKQSINKFIYSFRSVSELKSKGIHVRPSGVHSRKAVEFTSFFFFGLLKLPPLFFTPEWIIKCSNFVAYELGLNDCDNLPTMAYVNFMKSLINRPDDVKELRSKSILFTTFSSDEQVVEHFNGIITSVAEDLKLYDEVEEQIQMYYHSKLKAWIAELLHNYFTSPWTFIAFLAGTSLLVFTFLQTYFTMYPRRDRF, encoded by the exons ATGTTAGTTTCACGTTGCACTAGCCATAATATGGATGAATTCCGTCAGAGAGTTTTGGAGAAGGTCGATGATGCTAGAAGCTGCTACGTCGATGGTTCAACAGATAAATATTCGAAAGAGAAATTCGCTGAAATGATGTTCCTTGACGCCTGTCTCGTTCTTGCCTTTATTGAGGCTCCAGTTTATAAGGATCGGAGTATCTTAAATAAACTTGTACCATGCTTAGGCATGCAGGCACTACATGCTTCAGGCACTGATATATTTAACTTACTCGAGAATCAAATCCCTTTTCTTGTTCTAGAGACAGTGATGAGCTTAAAATACCAGGGCAACGTATGGATGGATGTGCTGGATATGTTTTGTGATGAGCTCATGAGTTTCGGGGTCGAGGATTACACCGATAATGCCAAAGCTAGTGAGATATATAAGAAGAAACCCCTTCATCTCCTCGAATACTTCTGGTTGCGAGAGCATGCGTTCTACCAACCTTATAATACCCTCAAATTGCGGGGTACTGCTGGAACTTCAGCCAAGCAAAGTATCAACAAATTCATTTACTCTTTTCGTTCTGTCAGTGAGCTCAAGAGCAAGGGGATCCATGTTAGGCCTAGTGGTGTTCACTCTAGGAAGGCCGTCGAGTtcacatctttcttcttctttggatTGCTCAAACTTCCCCCTCTGTTTTTTACTCCAGAGTGGATCATAAAGTGTTCAAACTTTGTAGCATACGAGTTAGGTCTAAACGATTGTGACAACCTGCCCACGATGGCTTACGTGAATTTCATGAAATCGCTCATTAATCGCCCGGATGATGTGAAAGAGTTGCGTTCAAAGTCTATCCTATTCACCACCTTCAGCAGTGATGAGCAAGTGGTTGAGCATTTCAATGGCATCATCACTTCCGTGGCAGAGGACCTTAAGTTATACGACGAGGTGGAAGAGCAAATCCAGATGTATTATCATAGCAAGTTGAAGGCATGGATTGCCGAATTGCTGCACAATTATTTTACCAGTCCGTGGACATTCATCGCTTTTCTTGCCGGGACTTCTCTTCTCGTCTTCACTTTCCTTCAGACCTACTTCACAATGTACCCTCGACGAGACAG GTTTTGA
- the LOC131333093 gene encoding putative protease Do-like 14 isoform X1, which produces MGHLLARVFCGILRRKLHRNRGTGILQYRGPEVFSCALNRIKRKVPVFNKHSFIRSVALATAGSGLLCSSIDTDLRTSISLAIPSPLLESLLWSWRTLREMIARPSYVSLDPMQYEKIPSLFSRIGSVPSEDISKGVSGEVGDGANTSRGCLGRDSIANAAARVGPAVVNLSVPRDIYGLTMGKSVGSGTIIDSDGTILTCAHVVVDFKGLRSPSEGKVDVTLQDGRTFEGTVLNADLHSDIAIVKINSKTPLPMAQLGSSSKLRPGDWVVAMGCPLSLQNTVTAGIVSCVDRNSSDLGLGGMRREYLQTDCAINGGNSGGPLANIDGEVVGINVMKVAAADGLSFAVPIDSVSTIVEHFKKNGRVVRPWLGLKMLDLNHMIVAQLREKDDTFPNVNKGILVPMVTPGSPADRAGFHPGDVVVEFDGRPVGSIKEVIEIMGDKVGKPLKTVVKRANDSSATLTVIPEEANPDM; this is translated from the exons ATGGGACATCTTCTG GCGAGAGTTTTTTGTGGAATCCTGCGACGGAAATTGCACAGGAATAGAGGTACGGGCATATTACAGTACAGGGGACCTGAGGTGTTCTCCTGCGCTCTTAATCGGATAAAG AGAAAGGTTCCAGTCTTCAACAAGCACTCCTTCATTCGTTCAGTGGCTCTGGCTACTGCGGGATCGGGGCTCTTGTGTTCCAGTATTGACACTGATTTAA GGACAAGTATATCGCTTGCAATTCCTTCACCGTTGCTTGAATCCTTATTGTGGTCATGGAGAACTTTGCGGGAGATGATTGCCCGTCCTTCATATGTCTCACTGGATCCTATGCAATATG AAAAAATTCCGTCATTGTTTTCTAGAATTGGCTCTGTGCCGTCAGAAGACATAAGCAAGGGAGTTTCTGGGGAGGTCGGAGATGGAGCAAATACTAGTCGTGGATGTTTGGGTAGAGACAGCATTGCCAATGCTGCTGCAAGGGTTGGTCCTGCTGTGGTCAATCTATCAGTTCCGCGGG ATATTTATGGACTGACCATGGGAAAGAGTGTCGGCTCTGGAACTATCATAGATTCAGATGGCACTATCTTGACTTGTGCTCATGTGGTTGTTGATTTCAAAGGTCTACGTTCTCCATCAGAGGGGAAG GTTGATGTGACTTTGCAAGATGGTCGGACATTTGAGGGTACGGTGTTGAATGCTGACTTACATTCTGATATTGCTATTGTGAAAATCAACTCTAAAACTCCACTTCCAATGGCACAACTGGGGTCTTCAAGTAAGCTTCGTCCAGGAGATTGGGTGGTAGCCATGGGCTGTCCTCTTTCCCTTCAAAATACAGTTACAGCTGGTATAGTTAG CTGTGTTGATCGCAACAGTAGTGATTTGGGTCTTGGAGGAATGAGGAGGGAGTATCTTCAAACAGATTGCGCGATTAATGGT GGTAATTCTGGTGGGCCCCTTGCTAATATTGATGGTGAAGTTGTTGGTATTAATGTTATGAAAGTGGCTGCGGCTGATGGATTGAGCTTTGCTGTACCAATTGATTCAGTTTCCACAAtcgtagagcacttcaagaAAAACGG GAGAGTTGTTCGACCATGGCTTGGATTGAAAATGCTTGATCTTAATCATATGATTGTTGCTCAGCTTCGGGAGAAGGATGATACCTTCCCTAATGTCAACAAAGGAATTCTTGTACCAATG GTTACCCCAGGGTCACCAGCTGACCGTGCTGGATTCCATCCTGGTGATGTTGTCGTTGAATTCGATGGTAGGCCTGTCGGGAGCATTAAAGAG GTAATTGAAATTATGGGGGACAAAGTAGGGAAACCCTTGAAGACCGTTGTTAAAAGAGCAAACGATAGTTCAGCGACTTTGACTGTTATACCTGAGGAGGCAAACCCAGATATGTAG
- the LOC131333093 gene encoding putative protease Do-like 14 isoform X2 yields MGHLLRKVPVFNKHSFIRSVALATAGSGLLCSSIDTDLRTSISLAIPSPLLESLLWSWRTLREMIARPSYVSLDPMQYEKIPSLFSRIGSVPSEDISKGVSGEVGDGANTSRGCLGRDSIANAAARVGPAVVNLSVPRDIYGLTMGKSVGSGTIIDSDGTILTCAHVVVDFKGLRSPSEGKVDVTLQDGRTFEGTVLNADLHSDIAIVKINSKTPLPMAQLGSSSKLRPGDWVVAMGCPLSLQNTVTAGIVSCVDRNSSDLGLGGMRREYLQTDCAINGGNSGGPLANIDGEVVGINVMKVAAADGLSFAVPIDSVSTIVEHFKKNGRVVRPWLGLKMLDLNHMIVAQLREKDDTFPNVNKGILVPMVTPGSPADRAGFHPGDVVVEFDGRPVGSIKEVIEIMGDKVGKPLKTVVKRANDSSATLTVIPEEANPDM; encoded by the exons ATGGGACATCTTCTG AGAAAGGTTCCAGTCTTCAACAAGCACTCCTTCATTCGTTCAGTGGCTCTGGCTACTGCGGGATCGGGGCTCTTGTGTTCCAGTATTGACACTGATTTAA GGACAAGTATATCGCTTGCAATTCCTTCACCGTTGCTTGAATCCTTATTGTGGTCATGGAGAACTTTGCGGGAGATGATTGCCCGTCCTTCATATGTCTCACTGGATCCTATGCAATATG AAAAAATTCCGTCATTGTTTTCTAGAATTGGCTCTGTGCCGTCAGAAGACATAAGCAAGGGAGTTTCTGGGGAGGTCGGAGATGGAGCAAATACTAGTCGTGGATGTTTGGGTAGAGACAGCATTGCCAATGCTGCTGCAAGGGTTGGTCCTGCTGTGGTCAATCTATCAGTTCCGCGGG ATATTTATGGACTGACCATGGGAAAGAGTGTCGGCTCTGGAACTATCATAGATTCAGATGGCACTATCTTGACTTGTGCTCATGTGGTTGTTGATTTCAAAGGTCTACGTTCTCCATCAGAGGGGAAG GTTGATGTGACTTTGCAAGATGGTCGGACATTTGAGGGTACGGTGTTGAATGCTGACTTACATTCTGATATTGCTATTGTGAAAATCAACTCTAAAACTCCACTTCCAATGGCACAACTGGGGTCTTCAAGTAAGCTTCGTCCAGGAGATTGGGTGGTAGCCATGGGCTGTCCTCTTTCCCTTCAAAATACAGTTACAGCTGGTATAGTTAG CTGTGTTGATCGCAACAGTAGTGATTTGGGTCTTGGAGGAATGAGGAGGGAGTATCTTCAAACAGATTGCGCGATTAATGGT GGTAATTCTGGTGGGCCCCTTGCTAATATTGATGGTGAAGTTGTTGGTATTAATGTTATGAAAGTGGCTGCGGCTGATGGATTGAGCTTTGCTGTACCAATTGATTCAGTTTCCACAAtcgtagagcacttcaagaAAAACGG GAGAGTTGTTCGACCATGGCTTGGATTGAAAATGCTTGATCTTAATCATATGATTGTTGCTCAGCTTCGGGAGAAGGATGATACCTTCCCTAATGTCAACAAAGGAATTCTTGTACCAATG GTTACCCCAGGGTCACCAGCTGACCGTGCTGGATTCCATCCTGGTGATGTTGTCGTTGAATTCGATGGTAGGCCTGTCGGGAGCATTAAAGAG GTAATTGAAATTATGGGGGACAAAGTAGGGAAACCCTTGAAGACCGTTGTTAAAAGAGCAAACGATAGTTCAGCGACTTTGACTGTTATACCTGAGGAGGCAAACCCAGATATGTAG
- the LOC131333093 gene encoding putative protease Do-like 14 isoform X3: MIARPSYVSLDPMQYEKIPSLFSRIGSVPSEDISKGVSGEVGDGANTSRGCLGRDSIANAAARVGPAVVNLSVPRDIYGLTMGKSVGSGTIIDSDGTILTCAHVVVDFKGLRSPSEGKVDVTLQDGRTFEGTVLNADLHSDIAIVKINSKTPLPMAQLGSSSKLRPGDWVVAMGCPLSLQNTVTAGIVSCVDRNSSDLGLGGMRREYLQTDCAINGGNSGGPLANIDGEVVGINVMKVAAADGLSFAVPIDSVSTIVEHFKKNGRVVRPWLGLKMLDLNHMIVAQLREKDDTFPNVNKGILVPMVTPGSPADRAGFHPGDVVVEFDGRPVGSIKEVIEIMGDKVGKPLKTVVKRANDSSATLTVIPEEANPDM, translated from the exons ATGATTGCCCGTCCTTCATATGTCTCACTGGATCCTATGCAATATG AAAAAATTCCGTCATTGTTTTCTAGAATTGGCTCTGTGCCGTCAGAAGACATAAGCAAGGGAGTTTCTGGGGAGGTCGGAGATGGAGCAAATACTAGTCGTGGATGTTTGGGTAGAGACAGCATTGCCAATGCTGCTGCAAGGGTTGGTCCTGCTGTGGTCAATCTATCAGTTCCGCGGG ATATTTATGGACTGACCATGGGAAAGAGTGTCGGCTCTGGAACTATCATAGATTCAGATGGCACTATCTTGACTTGTGCTCATGTGGTTGTTGATTTCAAAGGTCTACGTTCTCCATCAGAGGGGAAG GTTGATGTGACTTTGCAAGATGGTCGGACATTTGAGGGTACGGTGTTGAATGCTGACTTACATTCTGATATTGCTATTGTGAAAATCAACTCTAAAACTCCACTTCCAATGGCACAACTGGGGTCTTCAAGTAAGCTTCGTCCAGGAGATTGGGTGGTAGCCATGGGCTGTCCTCTTTCCCTTCAAAATACAGTTACAGCTGGTATAGTTAG CTGTGTTGATCGCAACAGTAGTGATTTGGGTCTTGGAGGAATGAGGAGGGAGTATCTTCAAACAGATTGCGCGATTAATGGT GGTAATTCTGGTGGGCCCCTTGCTAATATTGATGGTGAAGTTGTTGGTATTAATGTTATGAAAGTGGCTGCGGCTGATGGATTGAGCTTTGCTGTACCAATTGATTCAGTTTCCACAAtcgtagagcacttcaagaAAAACGG GAGAGTTGTTCGACCATGGCTTGGATTGAAAATGCTTGATCTTAATCATATGATTGTTGCTCAGCTTCGGGAGAAGGATGATACCTTCCCTAATGTCAACAAAGGAATTCTTGTACCAATG GTTACCCCAGGGTCACCAGCTGACCGTGCTGGATTCCATCCTGGTGATGTTGTCGTTGAATTCGATGGTAGGCCTGTCGGGAGCATTAAAGAG GTAATTGAAATTATGGGGGACAAAGTAGGGAAACCCTTGAAGACCGTTGTTAAAAGAGCAAACGATAGTTCAGCGACTTTGACTGTTATACCTGAGGAGGCAAACCCAGATATGTAG